A single region of the Lotus japonicus ecotype B-129 chromosome 4, LjGifu_v1.2 genome encodes:
- the LOC130710797 gene encoding uncharacterized protein LOC130710797 → MADSTAKLLSITFFLVLISQGYGQCYLRDLSLLQTRTGNIVQGKPEWIVSITNKCACVQSDVMLNCRSFKTVEKIDPSVLQVLGDECLINYGNPIYHDAFNFTYAWDRPTSFFPISSQISCS, encoded by the exons ATGGCTGATTCAACCGCTAAGCTTCTCAGCATTACTTTCTTCCTTGTCCTTATTTCTCAAG GCTATGGTCAATGCTACCTCAGAGATCTCTCCCTACTCCAAACTCGGACAGGAAATATAGTTCAAGGAAAGCCAGAATGGATAGTGTCTATCACCAACAAATGCGCCTGCGTCCAAAGCGACGTAATGTTAAACTGCCGCAGTTTTAAAACCGTCGAGAAAATAGATCCATCAGTTTTGCAGGTCTTGGGTGATGAGTGTCTTATTAATTATGGTAACCCTATCTACCATGATGCTTTCAACTTCACATATGCTTGGGATCGGCCTACTTCATTTTTTCCAATTTCCTCACAGATTAGTTGTTCTTAA
- the LOC130710952 gene encoding uncharacterized protein LOC130710952 — MADSTAKLLSIVFFLVLISQGYGQCSFKDLSLLQTDTGNIVQGKPEWIVSITNKCACVQSNIKLYCRGFKTVEKIDPSLLQVLGDECHINNGNPIHDAFSFTYAWDRPTSLFPISSQISCI; from the exons ATGGCTGATTCAACCGCTAAGCTTCTCAGCATTGTTTTCTTCCTTGTCCTTATTTCTCAAG GCTATGGTCAATGCTCCTTCAAAGATCTCTCCCTACTCCAAACTGATACAGGAAATATAGTTCAAGGAAAGCCAGAATGGATAGTGTCTATCACCAACAAATGCGCCTGTGTCCAAAGCAACATAAAGTTATACTGCCGCGGTTTCAAAACCGTCGAGAAAATAGATCCATCACTTTTGCAGGTCTTGGGTGATGAGTGTCATATTAATAATGGTAACCCTATCCATGATGCTTTCAGCTTCACATATGCTTGGGATCGGCCTACTTCATTATTTCCAATTTCCTCACAGATTAGTTGTATTTAA